From the Sebastes fasciatus isolate fSebFas1 chromosome 9, fSebFas1.pri, whole genome shotgun sequence genome, the window AGGAAACCAACcagatgaatgaatgtgtgGGTGCGTGCGTGCATTACCTGTGGCGGGCTGCTGAACGGGCTTGACTGGCTGGACAGTGGCTCGCTGGTGGCGTCCCGCTGTGACGGTGGCGTGCGATGGGGGACCCCCCCGccggaagaggaggagggggcggggctgccgGGGGCCAGGCGCTCATCGTCATTCTGGACGAGGCTCAGAGAGATGGCCTGCCGTGTGGCGTAGGTGCAGTTCGGCAGCGGCGAGTTTTTGGGGATCTTCACTTTGTCGTCTGACGAGAACTCGATGACCTTGCGGCCGGGGTAGAGCGGGTGGGGGGGCGGCGGCGCCGGGTACGGGTTCAGCTTTTCGAAGGACTGAGCCCCCACCACCTCCTCGCCGCCCGAATGCCCGTCCATACTGCTCTGACTGCGACAGGAACCGTTCTGCTGCGCCGCCTCCTGACCGCCGTTCTCCCGGCCGCGGGCCTCGGCGCTAGAGGGGCCCGTCATGTCCACGTGCACGAAGACGTCCTCGGCGACAGGTCGGCTGCAGCTGCTGGACTGGGCCGAATTCAAGACCAGCGGCTCGGGTTTCTCCAGGACGCGGGCGATGACGGAGGTCGGCACGACGTCCGCGGGCGTCAGACTGAGCGTGTCCGGGTCCTGAGGGCCGGAGGCGGGGCCTCGCTCCGGCAGGCTGTTCTTCATGTGTTTGTTCAGCATGTCCTGCAGCTCAGAGGgcagctgacacacacagagagacacacagagagacacacagacagtcacacaaagagacacacagactggATCAGCTGAATCTCTATAAACTCTAATTGaaccacaacacacactctctgtttGTTACTCACATCAGCGAACTTGTGGTTCCTGAAATGCGACTTGTTGCATTTGAGCAGCTGGACGGCGAGATTACAGTCCTGTCTGTAACGCTCctgaagacagaaacagatacacagaagaagaagatgatgtcagccaatcagagcgcagCACGGAGACCCTCTGATAACAGAGAAATCAATCagtggctgtattcgaaacctcatactatactagtagtacgtactgatttggccaaaatgtagtatgtagtatgcagtatgcgaacaaaaccaaaatctacagtatgccaaaaatacccgaatgtcgtactgatttgacaaaaatctccagtatgaatcagaccagtctacctcaactactgtatcccacaatgcaaagcactggaccgctacaggctacggttacaacaacagcagcaaccaAAAACGGCccgtttttttacatttttcgtagctatttcatcactaaattcacttctgaaagtttttgaggcgagaaatcaactgtgtagattttgtatattggcagttttaagaagttagatggcgaatcgaacatttgttccaccgttgtcggagtttagaagctccacaaactgccatgacagctagctagcgcctGCCGGAGTCGCTGCCAGccagccgggtagtcacgctcagagaccgctatgagctggctggagctctctagagaccggtctcgtagacaagaggcttttatttccttgttgacgggtagtttgtttaaatatcacaacacaaatgtccattataaattaacaggaacctgtgttaatctgcctttttggagttgaaaagctccacaatcgcccgcaGGCGTAGCTCGCTCAAGAgccggctacagagcagcagagtgacgaggggaaagagcagcctctgacggggcagagaggttcctgctgagacaacatgaccctttttaacatcactctaatatctggagggagagcagtccactgttttgttgctgtaactgaaaaagcagtttgagcaAATGTTGTGGATGAATATTTTAAgtttcccgtctcccctcgttgatgatcctgttcatctcacttcactatgagctgttagaataaatagattaaacctgcagtatcttataaactaaacaaacaacataaaccacaaaatcaaagttgtatttttccgtaatattgtaatagtggtacgagtttgtttttttgtccagtgctttaacaGCTGGTTTAAAGGCCAAAGCCTCATCTaacatactgctaaatacatcgcTTTAACCGTCACATACTGCATTCCTCTGtaatatgcagtatgtactgtatactgtatactgcgtactGCGTTCAGgagtatgtagtaggcggtttcgaatacagccagtGTGATCATCAATCAATATGTTCCTCCGATGAGCCCCATTAGGTCTGAGCATGCTCAGTGTGAAGCATCACAGTCAGTACACAGTGTCTGTTGGACTTGTACTAGTGAATATGTAGCAGTACTTGTACTAGTGAATGTTTAGCAGTACTTATATCAAGTATCTGTACCTGTGAATGCATATAAGTACTTgtatttgtagtagtagtagtactggcagtagtagtactcaCGTTGAGCTCCTCCAGCCGGTCAATGGCGTTCTTGGCGTCCAGCAGCTTGTTGGTGAGCTCGACGATCTCCTGGTCCATCGTCTTTTTGTCCCTCTCCACTTTCCGTAGCTGTGGGACCAGATCATGTGACATCATCAATTGTTAATCAAAGCTTaggcagccaatcaggagccagAGGTGACAGGAGGCAGGCCTACATTCAGATAAACTAAAGGGGCCACAATCAGAAGAtctttcatgttttattaacaattaataataaataataattaattattattgatatatttgattattattattttgattattaataataataataaataaataatataattttaaaaataattaattaataaatcagcTACACGTCATCACTTTAACTCTCATCTACAAGACAGAACTAAGATCAATGACTGATGAGACAAACAGAGTCCAGTGACTACTGCCAATCAATCGATATCTGAAggttataataatatagaataaatGAACACAGTCTAAATTAAAACTTTTTGAACCAAAACTATGAATCAAagttaaaactatttaaattatGAAAGAAGTACAAATAATTTAAGTCAGAAAAACTTTTTACTTGTCTCATAACTTTAAACttgattttaaataaatataaataaagttcaaatatgttattatataaatatgttaactataagtatttatatatctatcCTCGCAAACATTTCACTGATagaataatatgataataataatatagatggAAGAATATGAGGTGTTTTTGGTGAGTTGTGTTTCTCCTCCAGCagagcttcattcataaaatcaACGTTTCTACAGATGAAACTAAAAGACTCCTCAACATGAGGTCAGGACAGGAAAcagacaccacagaagaagagaactgaggaggaggaagaacatGAATGAAACgcaactgcatgaacccatgtCTGACTGACGGCCGcctgatgaggatgaagatgatcATGAAGATGAtcatgaagatgaagatgaagatgaagatgagtCAATCCATCACAGAGCAGcgaggagaaaaaagagagagaagatgaagaCATCAAACAGAAGAGGACAAAGACAAACAGGAAGTATTAAATCTGCTACGTTTAAAGAGTAGAGCTCAGATATATTAGCATTCAGTCTGATTTTACAGATATGACTCTTATTTTGTAATTTCTACCTCGCTTTCTATCTAGCGAGTCGCCATGTTGCAGTGACGTCATTACATCATACGTAACGAGGTTGGTTCTCCTCCAGCGGTGGACGTCAGACGGTCAACACTCTGCGTTAAATAAGGACGATGTAGTTCCTGAAGGAAATTATTGTCCTTACGCTGGTTCctaatgatatacagtatatatatatatatacactcacagTTATATATACTCACCGTATATATCTTATAAatatataagatatatatatatatcgtcagTGAGTCAGCTGAGGAGGGAGACAGaccgtaaccatggtaacaagGTAAACTGACTCtcaatgacctctgacctattGCTCTGGTCGCCCATGGCAACCATCCTGCTGTCTGTCAACTGCACTTTTCCACAGTTAATCAATACAGCGCCTCATTTAGTGGTCGATCAGTCACTGATCAatgacacacgcacacgcacaacTCAGACTTTCAGTGTTTCAGGCGGAAGTCAAAGGTCATGTGATGTGAGGGACGTCAAAGGTTACCAGAGCGTGGAGCTTCTCCTCCAGGTCCTGATTGGCTCTCTGAGACGCCGTGTAGCTGTTCTGGAGTctgtagagagacagagaggaagaggaggaggaggaagaggaagaggaaggtgtTACGGAGCATGCTAACAAGACCGACTCTTCTTCATTTACTGTCATTATGGCTGTATATTCACAACcacctactacatactacatactactactgactactacatactactactgactactacatactactactgactactacatactactactgactactactgactactacatactactactgactactacatactactactgactactacatactactactgactactacatactactactacatactactacacgctactacatactactactgactactacatactactacatactactactgactactacatactactactgactactacatactactactacatactactacacgctactacatactactactgactactacatactactactgactactacatactactactgactactacatactactactacatactactacacgctactacatactactactgactactacatactactactgactactacatactactactgactactacatactactactacatactactacacgctactacatactactactgactactacatactactactgactactacatactactgaccaaCGCAGTACACAGTACATAATACATAGTACTGACGAACACATTATGCAGTACAGAGATCAGAGTCTGAACCAAATCAGTCTTATCCAGATCATCAGAGTCTGATCCGGATCATCAGAGTCTGATCTAGATCATCAGAGTCTGATCCGGATCACCAGAGTCTGATCCGGATCATCAGAGTCCTCACCTGCGGAACTTGTCCCTCATCTTGTCCAGGTCGTCTCTGGTCCGGCTGAGCTCCGCCTCCATGTAGTGACGGCTGCCGTCAAACTCCGCCTCCATGGCCTCCATCTTGtggttggagagagagaggcggcgcTGCAGGTCCTCATTCTGCTGCTGGAGGATTCTGGGTAacgagaggtcagaggtcagaggtcagagagggTCTCTTAGTTTCATATCAACAATCTTTAATGTCTCCAACACTGTCTTTACATTGCTTCAACATTTATCCACCATAACATTTATAAACTACTGTACTTACTATTctgagatacttgtactttacttgagtatttctgtgttctgctactttctacttctactccactacatctcagagtaaatattgtactttctattccactacatttatctgaacGAACATGTGGATGACAGAAGAGATGGATCAGTActgattaaattattattaataactaataatggTACTGATATTCATCCAGTTTTGTGTTCATGCTGCGTCTGCAAATCTATCAGTGTGATCAGATGAGTGAGAGCGTAAAACAGAGTCTCACCTGATCCGCTCAGAGTCCGATAACGCCTCctgaaacacaacaaacagGGTCAGTACAGTCTGGGTGGTGACAGGGTGGTTAACACAGTGAGACAGGGTGGTTAACACAGTGAGACAGGGTGGTTAACACAGTGAGACAGGGTGGTTAACACAGTGAGACAGGGTGGTTAACACAGTGAGACAGGGTGGTTGACATAGTGAGACAGGGTGGTTAACATAGTGAGACAGGGTGGTTAACACAGTGAGACAGGGTGGTTAACACAGTGAGACAGGGTGGTTGACATAGTGAGACAGGGTGGTTAACATAGTGAGACAGGGCCATCTAGCTACTGCAGCTCAATCTGTAGTTTTAGACTACTTCAGGAGGAGTAGACGGCTGACTAACGTTAGTTAACTACCTAGCTTGTCCGGAGTCTGACaagctggctagctaacgcctGCCCTCCTCCTCggtgaagcgtttcagagatggagagaaaggttgctaatagtttagtcttctgctaacagcagctcacggctgcggttagcagaagactaaatattagcaacattcactctccatctctgaaacatttctccgatattgtagctcgctagagcctcgaatcacagtttgtcatctcaaatgtttgtgatatctggattctggcacccaacaacacagcaagatgacctTTTAgatgttagcctccagtctttcctttgtttagcctccagctaacaccgtgaatattgattgattgattgattttaacCCCACTGAGGGAAGTTCCAACAACCTGACTGGAATCAGTAAACATCAATGAGACGACGTCACAGAGACGGCCACATGTTTCCTGTTCCTTCATTGATCTATGTCGACATATGGAAACATGTCCTCTCCCAGCATGCAGTGGGGTTTTTACACGACGGATGCTGTCAGCTGTTCGATCCCCTGCAGAGCCGTAAAATCAATGCCTCGGCTGCTAAAAGGCCAATCAGATGGCTGCGATCTGCCGCTCCGATGATATGTTATAGACACTTTATCAGTTTCCTAAAGCATCATTATTGCTGATCAATATCAGAGCATGTAGAGAGTAAACGCCTGTGGCTGGTCGCATTATGATAAACTCAGGTTTCATCTCCTCACCTTTGTACTGTTGCATTCTGGGTATTTCAGGGTTTAACGCTGTGGTCTGAAAACGCCTTtaaacttgatttattactttaaACGCACCTCCTATGTTTGTCCTCAAACAACAACACTTAAATTGACAGActtttgaatggagtttggcgA encodes:
- the tjap1 gene encoding tight junction-associated protein 1, yielding MTSAAPARKPYRKAPPQHRETRHALPVAQPPPAPQPDINQEALSDSERIRILQQQNEDLQRRLSLSNHKMEAMEAEFDGSRHYMEAELSRTRDDLDKMRDKFRRLQNSYTASQRANQDLEEKLHALLRKVERDKKTMDQEIVELTNKLLDAKNAIDRLEELNERYRQDCNLAVQLLKCNKSHFRNHKFADLPSELQDMLNKHMKNSLPERGPASGPQDPDTLSLTPADVVPTSVIARVLEKPEPLVLNSAQSSSCSRPVAEDVFVHVDMTGPSSAEARGRENGGQEAAQQNGSCRSQSSMDGHSGGEEVVGAQSFEKLNPYPAPPPPHPLYPGRKVIEFSSDDKVKIPKNSPLPNCTYATRQAISLSLVQNDDERLAPGSPAPSSSSGGGVPHRTPPSQRDATSEPLSSQSSPFSSPPQALSVLASSGSSEEDLLANWQRMFVEKMAPTDGSLAHRTSFSSQTAQELQRRRPTPGGGASSSSDRHRAAYSDGEEGSSARSWTPSRGSSLDTDTDTEPRSGRRGRYGGDGSTDDGERLLMNLEDDGGSGDTAVTVATSPAEARRKELEEEDEDEESSAEERDVLPHDLPVISPRLMDFDPALAAAAAPQQRPQRSPKRMGVHHLHRKDSLTRAQEQGTLLD